The window CCTATTCGAATAGCATCAGTGTAGCCGAACATGTGGTAATGATGATTCTATCCCTTGTGAGAAATTATCTCCCTTCTCATGAATGGGCGGTTAAAGGGGGATGGAATATTGCCGATTGTGCTGTCAGAGCCTATGATCTAGAGGGAATGCATGTTGGAACAGTGGCTGCAGGAAGAATCGGTCTTGCGGTGCTAAGAAGGTTAAAACCTTTTGATGTTCATCTTCATTATACCGATACGCACCGGCTGCCCGCCGAAATTGAAAGGGAGCTTGGAGTGACCTATCATCCCGATGTTTATGACATGGTTCCCCACTGTGATGTCATTACCATTAATTGTCCTTTGCATCCTTCTACTGAACATCTTTTTAACGACCGGCTTTTCGAGAAGTGCAAACGGGGAACCTTCCTTGTGAATACGGCCAGGGGAAAGATCTGCGATCGTGACGCTCTGGTAAGGGCCGTGCAAAGTGGAAAAATTGCTGCCTATGCCGGAGATGTTTGGTTTCCTCAACCTCCTCCTGCCGACCATCCTTGGAGGACCATGCCCTACAACGGGATGACCCCTCACTATTCTGGAACAACGCTTTCGGCTCAAGCCCGATATGCCGCGGGGACCAGAGAAATCCTCGAATGCTTTTTCGAAGGCCGTCCCATTCGCGAGGAATATCTCATCGTCAAAGGGGGAAAACTGGCCGGAACAGGAGCCCACTCTTATACCGTGGGAAGCACCACTAAGGGAGTCGAAGAAGCATTGAAAAGTGCCTAGTCTTTAAGTTTGTCTACGGCGGCTTCTTTCTTAAAAAGAGAGAAAGCCGCTTTTTTTTTGA is drawn from Methylacidiphilum infernorum V4 and contains these coding sequences:
- a CDS encoding NAD-dependent formate dehydrogenase; the protein is MAKVLCVLYPDPVDGYPKSYIRDSIPKIESYPGGQTVPNPKGIDFVPGELLGSVSGGLGLRKYLESLGHEFIVTSDKDGPNSVFEKELPDADVVISQPFWPAYLTPERIKKAKNLKLAITAGIGSDHVDIQAAIEAGITVAEITYSNSISVAEHVVMMILSLVRNYLPSHEWAVKGGWNIADCAVRAYDLEGMHVGTVAAGRIGLAVLRRLKPFDVHLHYTDTHRLPAEIERELGVTYHPDVYDMVPHCDVITINCPLHPSTEHLFNDRLFEKCKRGTFLVNTARGKICDRDALVRAVQSGKIAAYAGDVWFPQPPPADHPWRTMPYNGMTPHYSGTTLSAQARYAAGTREILECFFEGRPIREEYLIVKGGKLAGTGAHSYTVGSTTKGVEEALKSA